From Candidatus Manganitrophus morganii, the proteins below share one genomic window:
- a CDS encoding LD-carboxypeptidase, producing MSNQRRQSIIKPKRLSPGETIGVVAPAGRVEPADLHRGVLRLEQLGFKVIVGRHVEKSHRYLAGKDPDRAADLRSMFENRDVRAVLCARGGSGTARLLRFLDRNRLEPKIFLGCSDVTTLLLYFSRILGWVTFHGPMVATQFGKGPNQAMDENFMKVLGGQAVEMSFPGVRTLRPGQAEGILTGGCLTLICTTIGTPYEIETKDKILFIEDIDEAPYRIDRMLSYLKGLGKFDHVRGVVFGQMPRCQPELLPEIIMEIFDELPVPVLFGFPSGHGDSLATLPFGLPVRIDGITGTIGMVEPAVL from the coding sequence GTGTCTAACCAGCGCCGGCAGTCGATCATCAAGCCGAAACGGCTCTCCCCCGGGGAGACGATCGGAGTTGTGGCGCCGGCCGGACGGGTGGAGCCGGCCGATCTTCACCGCGGTGTGCTCCGGCTCGAACAGCTTGGGTTCAAGGTCATCGTCGGGCGGCACGTTGAGAAGAGCCACCGCTACCTCGCCGGGAAAGACCCCGACCGGGCGGCCGACCTCCGGTCGATGTTCGAGAACCGTGATGTCCGCGCCGTCCTCTGCGCGCGGGGGGGCTCCGGAACCGCCCGGCTTCTTCGTTTCCTCGATCGGAACCGCCTTGAACCGAAGATTTTCCTCGGCTGCAGCGATGTCACGACCCTGCTCCTCTATTTCTCCCGCATCTTGGGTTGGGTGACCTTCCATGGCCCGATGGTCGCAACGCAGTTTGGGAAAGGACCGAATCAGGCGATGGACGAAAACTTCATGAAGGTCCTCGGCGGCCAGGCGGTGGAAATGTCGTTCCCCGGCGTCCGGACATTGCGGCCCGGTCAAGCGGAGGGGATCTTGACCGGCGGCTGTCTTACCCTGATCTGCACAACCATCGGGACCCCCTATGAGATCGAGACCAAAGATAAGATCCTCTTTATTGAAGACATCGATGAGGCCCCCTATCGAATCGATCGGATGCTCTCTTATCTGAAAGGGTTGGGCAAATTCGACCATGTGCGGGGGGTTGTCTTTGGTCAGATGCCCCGTTGCCAGCCGGAGCTCCTTCCCGAGATCATTATGGAAATTTTTGATGAACTCCCCGTCCCGGTTCTCTTTGGTTTCCCTTCCGGCCATGGGGATTCGCTCGCCACCCTTCCCTTCGGCCTTCCTGTGCGGATCGATGGAATCACCGGCACCATAGGAATGGTGGAGCCGGCTGTCCTTTGA
- a CDS encoding FG-GAP-like repeat-containing protein, translating to MNRIKLSPLSLRGAGIFFLVIVLSLHACGRGGGSRHRGGRPPAAPAGVAVTAFSGAVVIGWDPVEEATSYHVYVAAGPGVTKANYETLPFGKRNPAAAGPFTQSDLFDGTTYYFVVTAVNAAGESAESAEVSATPMSTALPLPPAGLRAIAADGQVTLEWNSVTGASSYFLYRATVSGINRDNWNTIVGGNRTQVPGGATVYIEDSLTNGTTYFFVVTAQNSLGQSEESAEVSATPFAADTVPVQPTNLTASAADGEVILHWNAAAGAQFYNVYWGTAAGVTPDNGTKISNLSGTTYTHTGLTNNTTYHYILTAENAHGESLPSEEASATPIPTPPPAVVTLPPSEVLKTGSAILHGEVNPLGFSGQTTVYFEWGVTTAYGSSTAPQTKSGGNTFVAVSDSLTGLQPNTPYHYRIVATNDRGSGFGADQSFILPFLGQPNEFPVRGGGSPNDVVVAKFDAGNLFDLAVVNFATHEVSLLTGNGDGTFDAAVHFPATPPGVQGFPQHLASGDFNKDGMPDLVVSNGAVGTMTLLLNTGGGFAAAVSFDLWIDPDDSGRTFPSDLVVADFNEDGNDDVAVTAVMNGIGNVSVLLGDGAGGFGAPVLFPAETSPSGVVAVDLDGDMNLDLIVANSLINEISLLSGNGDGTFDPPVSFSIGTDAFHRPVALVSEDFDEDGTPDLAVVNNESGTVSIFLNDGTGGFAAPTRFPVGLEPQGIEVGDFNGDGKPDLVIPNFRTAVETESVTVYVGVGDGTFGPSLEITLGTSKNPVAAAAGYFDDDPVDPNALRDLVVVNRSGNSVSVLLGQ from the coding sequence ATGAACCGGATCAAGTTAAGCCCTCTCTCCTTACGGGGAGCAGGGATTTTTTTTCTCGTCATCGTTTTATCCCTTCACGCCTGCGGGCGGGGAGGGGGGAGTCGGCATCGGGGGGGGCGTCCTCCTGCCGCGCCGGCCGGGGTCGCCGTGACCGCATTCAGCGGGGCGGTTGTCATCGGATGGGACCCGGTCGAGGAGGCGACCTCCTACCATGTCTACGTGGCGGCCGGCCCAGGGGTGACGAAAGCGAATTACGAGACCCTCCCTTTCGGGAAGCGGAATCCCGCGGCCGCCGGTCCCTTCACGCAGAGCGACCTCTTCGACGGGACGACCTATTATTTTGTCGTCACAGCGGTGAATGCGGCGGGGGAGAGTGCAGAATCGGCCGAGGTCTCTGCGACACCGATGTCGACCGCGCTTCCTCTCCCTCCCGCCGGACTCAGAGCGATCGCCGCGGACGGTCAGGTCACACTGGAATGGAACTCCGTCACCGGCGCCTCGAGTTATTTCCTCTACAGGGCGACCGTTTCCGGGATCAACCGAGACAATTGGAACACCATTGTCGGCGGAAATCGGACCCAGGTTCCGGGAGGTGCGACGGTCTATATCGAAGACAGCCTGACCAACGGGACGACCTACTTTTTCGTCGTCACCGCCCAGAACAGTCTGGGCCAGAGCGAGGAGTCGGCCGAGGTTTCGGCGACCCCCTTTGCGGCGGACACCGTTCCGGTGCAACCGACAAACTTAACTGCTTCAGCCGCGGACGGTGAAGTCATCCTCCATTGGAATGCCGCCGCAGGGGCGCAGTTTTACAATGTCTACTGGGGGACGGCGGCGGGGGTGACCCCGGACAACGGAACAAAAATTTCAAATCTTTCCGGCACCACCTACACGCACACCGGCCTCACGAACAACACCACTTACCATTACATTCTGACAGCGGAGAATGCCCACGGGGAAAGTCTTCCGTCCGAGGAGGCCTCGGCCACGCCGATTCCGACCCCGCCCCCGGCGGTGGTGACGTTGCCTCCGAGCGAGGTCTTGAAAACCGGCTCGGCGATTTTACATGGAGAGGTCAATCCGTTGGGATTCTCAGGCCAAACGACGGTTTATTTTGAATGGGGGGTGACGACGGCCTACGGCAGCAGCACGGCGCCACAAACAAAATCGGGAGGGAATACCTTTGTGGCGGTTTCCGACAGTTTAACGGGTCTGCAGCCGAACACCCCTTATCATTACCGGATCGTGGCGACCAACGACAGGGGAAGCGGCTTTGGAGCGGATCAAAGCTTCATTCTCCCCTTCCTCGGTCAGCCGAATGAATTTCCGGTCCGGGGTGGAGGAAGCCCCAACGATGTCGTGGTGGCCAAATTCGATGCGGGTAATCTATTCGATTTGGCCGTGGTGAATTTTGCGACCCATGAGGTCTCGCTGTTGACCGGGAACGGAGACGGCACGTTCGATGCCGCCGTCCATTTTCCGGCGACCCCTCCCGGTGTGCAGGGCTTTCCGCAGCATCTCGCCTCGGGAGACTTCAATAAGGATGGCATGCCTGATCTTGTCGTTTCCAACGGCGCCGTGGGAACGATGACGCTGCTTCTCAATACCGGGGGGGGCTTCGCGGCGGCCGTCTCGTTTGATCTTTGGATCGATCCGGACGACAGCGGACGGACCTTCCCGTCCGACTTGGTCGTCGCCGACTTCAACGAGGACGGAAACGACGATGTGGCCGTCACCGCGGTGATGAACGGCATCGGAAATGTTTCCGTCCTCCTGGGAGACGGGGCGGGAGGATTCGGCGCGCCGGTTCTCTTTCCAGCGGAAACCAGCCCTTCGGGAGTCGTCGCCGTTGATCTGGACGGGGATATGAACCTTGATCTGATCGTTGCCAACAGCTTAATCAATGAGATCTCCCTTCTCTCGGGGAACGGGGACGGCACGTTTGATCCGCCGGTCTCCTTTTCGATCGGGACCGACGCGTTCCATCGGCCGGTGGCCTTGGTTTCGGAGGACTTCGACGAAGACGGCACTCCCGATCTGGCGGTGGTGAATAACGAGAGCGGGACGGTTTCGATCTTCCTGAACGACGGGACCGGCGGTTTTGCCGCGCCGACCCGCTTCCCGGTCGGATTGGAGCCCCAAGGGATCGAGGTCGGCGACTTTAACGGCGATGGAAAACCGGACCTGGTCATTCCGAATTTTCGCACCGCCGTCGAGACGGAGTCGGTCACGGTTTATGTGGGGGTCGGAGACGGCACGTTTGGCCCCTCGCTTGAGATCACCCTCGGGACAAGTAAAAACCCGGTGGCCGCCGCCGCGGGGTATTTTGATGATGATCCTGTCGATCCGAATGCTCTACGCGATCTCGTCGTCGTGAACCGGAGCGGGAACTCGGTCTCGGTTCTTTTAGGACAGTAG
- the lysS gene encoding lysine--tRNA ligase has product MEETNDQIVQRIKKLETLRAAGIDPYGARFEGKTPLAEIVEKHHASTKETLEAQPVSYKISGRMISLRRFGKAAFSHLQDAAGRLQVYFKKDHLGEAGYDLFEKLDIGDYIGVEGPLFRTKTDELTLQADRLTLLSKSLRPLPEKWHGLTDVETRYRMRYVDLIANPEVRKVFALRSMIIDSIRRFLTQHGFLEVETPMMHPIPGGAAARPFITHHNTLGVDLYLRIAPELYLKRLIVGGFERVFEINRNFRNEGISTIHNPEFTMLEFYMAYADYRDLMSFTESLITTVAQEVLGTLTFEYQEKQIDLTPPWRRLAYLDAIAEKYQVAVSDLSDPQKVAELMQRAGLPIKQGASLGKQLNDLFEMTVEPELTGPVFITDYPTEISPLAKRKPDQPHLTERFEMYIASREIANAFSELNDPHDQRSRFESQVAQRAAGDLEAHVMDEDYLRALEYGMPPTAGEGIGIDRLVMLLTNQSSIRDVILFPQMRPEHRSPSAAEKE; this is encoded by the coding sequence ATGGAAGAGACCAACGACCAGATTGTCCAGCGGATCAAGAAGCTGGAGACCCTCCGCGCCGCCGGGATCGATCCGTACGGCGCCCGCTTCGAGGGGAAGACGCCGCTCGCCGAGATTGTCGAGAAGCATCACGCCTCGACCAAAGAGACCCTTGAGGCGCAGCCGGTTTCCTATAAGATCTCAGGGAGGATGATCTCGCTTCGCCGTTTCGGGAAAGCCGCTTTTTCGCACCTGCAAGACGCCGCCGGGCGGCTTCAGGTCTACTTCAAGAAAGACCATCTGGGGGAGGCCGGTTACGATCTCTTCGAGAAGCTCGATATCGGCGACTACATCGGGGTCGAAGGTCCGCTTTTCCGGACGAAGACCGACGAGCTGACCCTTCAAGCCGACCGCCTGACCCTCCTCTCCAAATCGCTTCGCCCCCTTCCAGAGAAATGGCACGGATTGACCGACGTCGAGACCCGCTACCGGATGCGATATGTCGATCTGATCGCCAACCCGGAAGTTCGGAAAGTCTTTGCGCTCCGCAGCATGATCATCGATTCGATCCGCCGCTTTCTGACGCAGCATGGCTTCCTGGAGGTGGAGACGCCGATGATGCACCCGATCCCCGGAGGCGCGGCAGCCCGTCCCTTCATCACCCACCACAATACGCTGGGAGTCGACCTCTACCTGAGAATTGCGCCGGAGCTTTATCTGAAGCGGCTGATCGTCGGGGGGTTCGAGCGGGTTTTCGAGATCAACCGGAATTTTCGGAACGAGGGGATCTCGACGATTCACAACCCCGAATTCACCATGCTCGAATTCTACATGGCTTACGCCGATTACCGGGATTTGATGTCGTTCACCGAATCGCTCATTACCACCGTGGCGCAGGAGGTCTTGGGGACGCTGACGTTCGAATACCAAGAAAAGCAGATTGATCTGACCCCCCCCTGGCGCCGGCTCGCCTACCTCGATGCGATCGCGGAGAAATACCAGGTCGCCGTGAGCGACCTCTCCGATCCGCAGAAGGTCGCCGAGCTGATGCAGCGGGCGGGGCTGCCGATCAAACAAGGGGCCTCCCTCGGAAAACAGTTGAACGATCTTTTTGAGATGACGGTCGAGCCGGAGCTGACGGGACCGGTCTTCATCACCGACTATCCGACGGAGATCTCCCCGCTGGCAAAGCGAAAACCGGATCAGCCGCATCTGACCGAGCGGTTTGAGATGTATATCGCCTCGCGCGAGATCGCAAACGCCTTCTCTGAGTTGAACGACCCGCACGATCAGCGGTCCCGCTTCGAATCGCAGGTGGCCCAGCGGGCGGCAGGCGATTTGGAAGCCCATGTGATGGATGAGGACTACCTCCGCGCCCTGGAATATGGAATGCCCCCGACCGCGGGGGAAGGGATTGGGATCGACCGGCTGGTGATGTTGTTGACCAATCAGAGCTCGATTCGCGACGTGATCCTCTTTCCGCAGATGAGACCGGAACACCGCTCCCCCTCCGCCGCGGAGAAGGAATAA
- a CDS encoding beta-lactamase family protein, producing the protein MSSRISQKMQEGVAAGVFPGGVLLVSSQGEVRFHQAFGSASLIPNQVPMTCDTLFDLASLTKPLATAAAILILIQNDLLALTDPLSKFFPEFTFGAKREITLYHLLNHSAGLPDWKPYYQEIAEQEEKDPGFLGSSAAKQKICQRVKEEPLIAYPGAKSLYSDLGFILLGEVVEAVATEPLHRFCYRNLFSKHDCKETFFIRLGRRPQAYRGRLFAATEECPWRGKVIRGWVHDDNAYAMGGVAGHAGLFSTAWEVYRLVRLWFDSIAGTGPLNSTLATLFTTCQKGNDIPVGSSWGLGWDTPSHPHSSSGRFFSPMSFGHLGFTGTSIWVDRKRDLIVILLTNRVHPSRDNSEIRLFRPELHDLIFEEVVGV; encoded by the coding sequence GTGTCCAGTCGAATCTCCCAAAAAATGCAGGAGGGGGTCGCCGCCGGGGTCTTCCCGGGGGGGGTCCTATTGGTCTCCTCCCAAGGGGAGGTCCGTTTTCATCAGGCGTTCGGATCGGCCTCGCTGATTCCCAATCAGGTCCCGATGACCTGCGATACTCTTTTTGATCTCGCCTCCCTGACGAAGCCGCTCGCCACCGCCGCCGCGATCCTCATTTTAATTCAGAATGACCTTCTTGCCCTCACCGATCCGCTCTCGAAGTTTTTTCCCGAGTTTACTTTCGGAGCGAAGCGGGAGATCACCCTCTATCATCTCTTGAACCACAGCGCCGGTCTTCCCGATTGGAAGCCCTATTATCAGGAGATTGCAGAACAGGAGGAAAAAGATCCCGGTTTTCTCGGCTCCTCTGCGGCCAAGCAGAAAATCTGCCAACGGGTGAAAGAGGAGCCGCTGATCGCCTATCCGGGGGCGAAAAGCCTTTATAGCGATCTCGGTTTTATTCTCCTCGGAGAGGTGGTGGAAGCGGTGGCGACGGAGCCGCTTCACCGCTTTTGTTATCGGAACCTCTTTTCAAAACACGATTGCAAGGAGACTTTCTTTATCCGGCTCGGACGGCGGCCGCAGGCCTATCGGGGGCGCCTTTTTGCGGCGACCGAGGAGTGTCCCTGGCGGGGCAAGGTGATCCGGGGGTGGGTTCACGACGATAATGCTTATGCGATGGGAGGGGTAGCCGGCCATGCCGGTTTATTCTCGACGGCGTGGGAGGTCTACCGTCTGGTCCGGCTTTGGTTCGATTCGATCGCAGGAACGGGGCCGCTCAATTCAACGCTGGCGACCCTCTTTACCACCTGCCAGAAGGGAAATGACATTCCGGTCGGCTCCTCCTGGGGGTTGGGGTGGGATACCCCCTCACATCCTCATTCCTCTTCAGGCCGGTTTTTTTCTCCAATGAGCTTCGGCCATCTTGGCTTTACCGGAACATCGATTTGGGTCGACCGGAAGAGAGATCTGATTGTAATCTTGTTGACCAATCGGGTCCATCCGAGCCGGGACAATTCGGAGATCCGTCTCTTCCGCCCCGAGCTCCACGATCTGATTTTTGAGGAGGTGGTCGGTGTCTAA
- the mpl gene encoding UDP-N-acetylmuramate:L-alanyl-gamma-D-glutamyl-meso-diaminopimelate ligase encodes MPESKRIHIIAVCGTGMAALAGLLKKGGHAVTGSDTQIYPPMSTLLEEAGIPCKIGYDPSHIEPNTDLVIIGNAVGKTNPEVVATLERGLPYFSMPAALGEFFLKGKTSLVVAGTHGKTTTSSLLAWVLTSAGLDPGMMIGGWVKNFNSNHRSGKGNYFVVEGDEYDTAFFDKGPKFLHYQPHHAILTSIEFDHGDIYADLAAIKQSFRKFVALLPAEGLLVTAAGDPAIGEVIKGAGCRIETYGIDEEADWQAEQIHMTGELLSFDVFRRRKKMGTIRNPLAGRHNLKNTLAVIALAHEVGVPWEKIAEGVLRFEGIKRRQEIVGEVRDILIIDDFAHHPTAISETLMALRLRYPTRRLWAVFEPRSATSRRNVFQKEFVAALAPADRIILADIFAPEKIPAEDRLNPEKIISDLVALGKNARFLSTADRIVSEMVKELVPGDVVCVMSSGGFGGIHQKLISKLAM; translated from the coding sequence TTGCCGGAATCAAAACGGATTCATATCATCGCCGTCTGCGGGACGGGGATGGCCGCCCTCGCCGGACTCCTCAAAAAGGGGGGGCACGCCGTCACCGGCTCCGACACACAGATCTACCCCCCCATGAGCACCCTTCTTGAAGAAGCGGGAATTCCTTGCAAGATCGGATATGACCCGTCTCACATCGAACCGAACACCGACCTGGTGATCATCGGAAATGCCGTCGGCAAAACCAATCCGGAGGTGGTCGCCACCCTAGAGCGGGGATTGCCCTATTTCTCCATGCCGGCGGCGCTGGGGGAGTTTTTCCTCAAGGGAAAAACGTCGCTGGTGGTGGCCGGGACACACGGAAAGACGACCACCTCTTCTCTTCTCGCCTGGGTCTTGACCTCGGCAGGGCTCGATCCGGGAATGATGATCGGCGGCTGGGTGAAGAACTTCAACAGCAACCACCGCTCGGGCAAAGGGAATTACTTCGTCGTTGAAGGAGACGAATACGACACCGCCTTCTTCGACAAAGGACCCAAGTTCCTTCATTATCAGCCCCATCACGCCATCCTGACCAGTATCGAGTTCGACCACGGCGATATCTATGCCGATCTGGCGGCGATTAAACAATCCTTCCGAAAGTTCGTGGCGCTTCTCCCCGCGGAGGGATTGCTGGTGACGGCCGCGGGAGATCCCGCGATCGGGGAGGTCATCAAAGGGGCCGGCTGCCGGATCGAGACCTACGGGATCGATGAAGAGGCCGATTGGCAGGCGGAGCAGATCCATATGACCGGGGAGCTCCTTTCATTCGACGTTTTCCGCCGCCGAAAAAAAATGGGGACGATTCGAAACCCCTTGGCCGGCCGGCATAACCTGAAAAATACATTGGCAGTGATCGCGTTGGCGCACGAGGTCGGCGTTCCTTGGGAAAAAATCGCGGAAGGGGTGCTGCGATTCGAGGGGATCAAGCGGCGCCAGGAGATCGTGGGGGAGGTTCGCGATATATTGATCATCGATGACTTCGCCCATCATCCGACCGCCATCTCCGAGACCCTTATGGCCCTCCGGCTCCGGTATCCGACCCGGCGGCTCTGGGCCGTCTTCGAGCCGCGCTCCGCCACCAGCCGGCGGAATGTCTTTCAGAAGGAGTTTGTCGCCGCCCTTGCCCCGGCCGACCGGATTATCTTGGCCGACATCTTCGCCCCGGAGAAGATTCCGGCGGAGGATCGGCTCAATCCCGAAAAGATCATCTCCGATCTGGTCGCGCTTGGAAAGAACGCCCGGTTTTTATCGACCGCCGACCGGATCGTCTCCGAAATGGTGAAGGAACTGGTGCCGGGAGATGTCGTCTGCGTGATGTCGAGCGGCGGTTTCGGCGGGATTCACCAAAAATTGATTTCGAAATTGGCGATGTAG
- a CDS encoding lipoprotein-releasing ABC transporter permease subunit: MAFPYEFFVGLRYLKAKRRQKSISLNTLISIGGVMVGVAALIATLAVMTGFKEDLRDKILGTNSHIVITDRTRDEIPEYPRLVDEAKKVPHVVAATPFIFRQVLLSSDTNVFGVVLRGINPETEAEVTEIGKNIVEGRLDYLTNPPESSLPEEGIEETEGEPEKILPGIIIGRELAGRLGAFLGDRINIVSPVGQEGASISKSLTGPMGFTPKIRKFRVVGIFDSGMYEYDSSLAYISIKEAQNFFNLSDVVTGIEVKVDDIFIADRVAQQIETHLGFPYQARDWMKLNRNLFSALQLEKMMMFIILVLIILVASFNIVSTLTMTVVEKSREIAILKAMGATRESIMRIFMLEGVIIGLVGVILGTPLGLVVCWVLQKFYTLPADIYYISHLPVKINALDVFFVSLAAVLIGFFATLYPSWQAAKLDPAEALRYE, translated from the coding sequence ATGGCATTTCCTTACGAATTTTTCGTCGGCCTTCGCTACCTGAAGGCCAAACGGCGCCAAAAAAGCATTTCCCTGAATACGCTGATCTCGATCGGCGGGGTCATGGTCGGCGTGGCCGCACTCATCGCCACCCTTGCCGTCATGACCGGCTTCAAGGAAGACCTCCGCGATAAGATCCTCGGAACCAACTCCCACATCGTCATCACCGACCGGACCCGGGACGAGATTCCTGAATATCCCCGGCTGGTCGACGAGGCGAAGAAGGTTCCGCACGTGGTCGCCGCCACCCCCTTTATCTTCAGACAGGTCCTCCTCTCCTCCGATACCAACGTCTTCGGCGTGGTCCTGCGCGGCATTAACCCCGAAACCGAAGCGGAGGTCACCGAGATCGGCAAAAACATCGTCGAAGGGCGGCTCGACTACCTCACCAATCCTCCCGAATCTTCTCTTCCAGAAGAGGGAATCGAGGAGACGGAAGGGGAGCCGGAGAAGATCCTCCCCGGCATCATTATCGGCAGGGAGCTGGCGGGGCGATTGGGGGCGTTTCTCGGAGATCGGATCAATATCGTCTCGCCGGTCGGCCAGGAGGGAGCGTCGATCAGCAAATCGCTCACCGGCCCCATGGGTTTTACGCCGAAGATCCGGAAATTCCGGGTGGTCGGCATCTTCGACTCCGGCATGTACGAATATGACTCTTCGCTCGCCTACATCTCGATCAAAGAGGCGCAGAACTTCTTCAACCTCTCCGACGTCGTCACCGGGATCGAGGTGAAGGTCGATGACATCTTCATCGCCGACCGGGTGGCTCAGCAGATCGAGACCCATCTTGGTTTTCCTTACCAGGCGCGCGACTGGATGAAGCTTAACCGGAACCTCTTCTCGGCGCTCCAGCTCGAAAAGATGATGATGTTCATTATCCTCGTCTTGATCATTCTGGTCGCCTCTTTCAACATCGTCAGCACCCTCACGATGACGGTGGTTGAAAAGAGCCGGGAGATCGCCATTTTGAAGGCGATGGGGGCGACGCGGGAGTCAATCATGCGGATCTTCATGCTGGAGGGGGTGATCATCGGCCTGGTGGGGGTGATCCTTGGAACGCCCTTGGGACTCGTCGTTTGTTGGGTGCTTCAGAAGTTCTATACGCTGCCGGCCGACATCTACTACATCAGCCACCTGCCGGTGAAGATCAACGCGCTCGATGTCTTCTTTGTCTCGTTGGCGGCGGTCCTCATCGGATTTTTCGCCACCCTCTACCCTTCCTGGCAGGCCGCCAAACTCGATCCCGCCGAGGCGCTCAGGTATGAGTAG
- a CDS encoding response regulator, with amino-acid sequence MQKKILVVDDNQDTVQILTAVLKRGGYIVVAARDGVEAVEKVQQERPALVLSDLMMPKLDGFGVMEAMRADPGMNQIPVLIISAKVDPVSKARGMELGAKDYIVKPINPGEVLQKVRHHLQEGLN; translated from the coding sequence GTGCAAAAAAAGATTTTAGTCGTCGACGATAACCAAGATACGGTCCAGATCTTAACGGCCGTACTCAAACGAGGGGGATATATTGTCGTGGCGGCGAGAGACGGGGTCGAGGCGGTTGAGAAGGTTCAACAGGAAAGACCGGCGCTGGTCCTTTCGGATCTCATGATGCCGAAGCTGGACGGCTTTGGGGTTATGGAGGCGATGCGGGCCGATCCGGGGATGAACCAGATTCCGGTGCTGATTATCTCCGCCAAGGTCGATCCGGTCTCCAAGGCGCGGGGGATGGAGTTGGGTGCCAAGGATTATATCGTAAAGCCGATCAACCCCGGCGAAGTTCTCCAGAAGGTACGGCACCATCTTCAAGAAGGTCTCAACTAG
- a CDS encoding DUF421 domain-containing protein produces MDAVLRGLAVYIFLLIVFRIAGKRSVAEVTTFDFILILIIAEATQQALLGQDYSITNAFLLIITLLGADILMSLIKQRSPQAEKWLDGVPLVIVENGRPLHDRMDKARVDESDILTAARERLGLERMDQIKYAVLERSGGISIIPKRAA; encoded by the coding sequence ATGGACGCCGTTCTACGCGGTCTCGCCGTTTACATATTTCTCTTGATCGTCTTCCGGATTGCCGGGAAGCGTTCCGTTGCGGAGGTCACCACCTTTGATTTTATCCTCATTCTGATTATTGCAGAAGCGACCCAACAGGCCCTGCTTGGCCAGGACTACTCCATCACCAACGCCTTTCTGCTGATTATCACGCTCCTCGGAGCCGACATCCTGATGTCGTTGATCAAGCAGCGGTCGCCGCAGGCGGAAAAGTGGCTCGACGGCGTTCCCCTCGTCATTGTGGAAAACGGCCGCCCGCTTCACGATCGGATGGACAAAGCACGGGTCGATGAATCGGATATTCTGACGGCGGCCCGGGAGCGGCTCGGGCTGGAGAGGATGGACCAGATCAAATATGCCGTTCTGGAGCGGAGCGGCGGGATTTCGATCATTCCGAAGCGGGCGGCATAA
- a CDS encoding ABC transporter ATP-binding protein yields MIEVIDLYKSFPIAGKELVILKGVTIGIQKGELLAIVGASGVGKSTLLHLLGALDRPTSGKVFFEGIDLFSRSDRELAEFRNRKIGYVFQFHHLLPEFTALENVMMPGLIRRMERQKIEAAAQEMLEAVGLGHRLTHRPGQLSGGEQQRVAIARALVLQPQLILADEPTGNLDTHTSDEVFSLLKKLNRERGTTFVLVTHNEKLSLQADRLIKMVDGKIEGA; encoded by the coding sequence ATGATTGAAGTGATCGACCTCTACAAATCGTTTCCGATCGCCGGCAAGGAGCTGGTCATCCTGAAAGGGGTAACGATCGGAATCCAAAAGGGAGAGCTGTTGGCGATCGTCGGGGCATCGGGGGTCGGCAAGAGCACGCTGCTCCATCTCCTCGGCGCGCTCGACCGCCCGACCTCCGGGAAGGTCTTCTTTGAAGGGATCGACCTCTTCTCCCGGTCCGATCGGGAGCTGGCCGAATTCCGGAATCGAAAGATCGGCTATGTCTTTCAGTTCCATCATCTTCTTCCCGAATTCACGGCGCTCGAAAATGTCATGATGCCGGGATTGATCCGACGGATGGAGCGGCAGAAGATCGAAGCAGCCGCTCAGGAAATGCTCGAAGCGGTCGGGTTGGGTCATCGGCTGACCCACCGGCCGGGGCAACTCTCCGGGGGGGAGCAGCAACGGGTCGCCATCGCACGGGCGCTGGTCCTGCAGCCGCAATTAATTCTGGCCGACGAGCCGACCGGAAATCTCGACACCCACACGAGCGATGAGGTCTTCTCCCTGCTAAAAAAGCTCAACCGGGAAAGGGGGACCACCTTCGTCCTAGTGACGCATAACGAGAAGCTGTCGCTTCAGGCCGATCGGCTCATCAAAATGGTCGATGGGAAAATTGAAGGGGCGTAA